A window from Mangifera indica cultivar Alphonso chromosome 2, CATAS_Mindica_2.1, whole genome shotgun sequence encodes these proteins:
- the LOC123209101 gene encoding pleiotropic drug resistance protein 3-like, giving the protein MVGDEMRRGIYGGQKRRLTKGEMVVGPTKALFMDEISIGLDSSTAYQIVCCLQQLVHITDATILISLLQPAPEAFELFDDIILMAEGKVVY; this is encoded by the exons ATGGTGGGAGATGAGATGAGAAGAGGCATCTATGGAGGTCAAAAAAGGAGACTGACTAAag GAGAGATGGTTGTTGGTCCCACCAAAGCcttatttatggatgaaatatcAATTGGTTTAGACAGTTCAACTGCATATCAGATTGTTTGTTGTCTGCAGCAGCTGGTGCATATCACGGATGCTACCATATTGATTTCACTTCTTCAGCCAGCTCCAGAAGCATTTGAACTCTTtgatgacatcattttgatggCAGAAGGAAAGGTTGTGTATTGA